GCACCAGCACAATAGCGGAACCGCATGGGGTTTAGAAGTTGTGGAAGTGGAGGAGCGACATAGTGAGGTCTTCCAGGCTGGCATTGATTTGATTAGCCTTATGACTCACCCCAAGGTGCAGTCGTCTCAGTCAAACATTGCCTAAACATGCTGAAGATTCTGATAGGATAGGCCTTGAAAGCCTATTCCATTTAGTTATAAGGTTCCCTCCTCTTGACTCAAAGGGGGCCTTTTGTCTGCCATTCGCTCGAACATACCGAAATTATACCTCTTCAGCGGCTCTTACATGCTGCTCATTCTACTGCCGATTTTTATTCCTTATGTGATCGATAAAGGCTTATCCATGGAGCAGGTGTTCCAGCTTCAGGCCGCTTTTGCAGTGTCAGTTTTGGTATTTGAAGTTCCTTCAGGGTATCTCGCAGATATTTGGGGGAGACGACGTTGTCTGATCCTAGGAGGGCTGTTAAACGGACTTGGCTATACCTTCTTGTTTTGGGGAGAAAGCTACTGGGACTTTATGGCTTATGAGGTGCTTCTTGGGGCTGCCGCCTCCATGTATTCAGGAGCGGATGTCGCTCTCCTTTACGATTCCCTAGACTCGCTGGGGGCCAGTGAAAGCCAAAAACGGCGATCCGTAGGAAATATCCTTGCCTCGCGATCTGTAGCGGAAGCGATAGCAGCCGTATTGAGTTCTATTCTCCTCTGGCTTGGAACCCAGTTTACCGTTGTAGCAGCTCAGTTCGCTGTTGGTTGGGCACCGCTTCTTATCGCTTTGAGCCTGAAGGAGTTGGAAATTGAGCGTCCACCCCACCTGGGGCATTTCAATAACTTTAAAGCCGTTGCAAGAACGATTTTCTTAGAGTCAAAAATGCTCCGAGCCATTGCCTTAACTATGACAGTGTGGGGGATGTCAACGTTCTTTGCGGTGTGGTTATTCCAAAAATATTGGCAGGAACAGGGCATTCCTTTGGTTTACTTCGGTTGGCTATGGGCTTTCTACAATCTGAGTGTCGCCATATCCAGTAAGTTTGCCCATCTGTTGGAAGACCGTTTGGGTCCAGCGCTCTTAGTACTCCTTATGGGGGGATTGCCAATTGCAGGGTATCTCTCGATGGCATTTTTTTCGGGTTGGCTAGGAGTTTGCGCAGGGCTGCTTTTTCAACTAGCCAGGGGAATTCATCAGGTCACCCTGAAAGATGCCTTCAACAAACGAATTGCAAGTCATCTAAGGGCCACATCCAATTCTGTGATCTCGTTTGGCTTCCGCGGGGCCTTCTTTGTTACAGGGCCAGCAGTGGGGTGGAGTGTTGATGTTTATGGCTTGCAAATGACTCTTTATATCTTGGCTGGGGTTTTTTCTCTTCTAGCTTTGGTTATCATTCTCCCGTTTGCAAAGTTGTTATGGACAGCTCCTAGTCATCCGGCTCAAATTGATTCAAAATAGAGATGCCGTAGCCTACTCCAAAAGGGGCTTCGTAAGATAGAAATTTGGCATTGTGGTTGGACAGCTGAGATGCCAATGCTACGAAGCAAAAGCTATCAACAACATCCTCTCCTGCACCCATTCTCAAATCCTCACTGATCTGAATAGCTTTTTGAAAGTCTCCTTGATGAAGAGCTTGGGTAAAGTTCTGATCGAACTCCTCAGCCTGCGGATGGAAGCCGCCAGGGGAGTCAGGCCTGAGGCAGTGTGAAAGATCCCCTGATGCGACCAGCGCGAAGCTTTGAGGGTCCTTGCGCAGAAGATCGTGAAGTGCATCTGCTGCATCTTCGACGTAATTCATGGGCTCCATGGCAGGCAAGCTAATGATGGTTGTTTTACCATCCCACCCAGCTTGTTGCAGGAACCACAGGGGCACCATAGAACCATGATCCAGGTCAACTTTAGGGAGAGACTCAAAGGAGTGGGGGGCGGTATCTTCGAGTTCTTCAATCATCACCTTATCCCAAGGCAAATTGATTTTGATCCCTGGCTTGCCAAAGCTCGCAAAGTTACCCGTAATTCTCTGGTTAATCACGCCGAATTTGTCAGGCAAACGGGGGGCGTGTGGGGATACTAATATAATGTGGTCTGGGTTGTACTTCATAAGAGTTCGCGCTGCTGTCATCATAGAATCAGTGGTTTTGCCACATTGCTTGCTACGGTCGAGGCCAACCGTCGGAATGGTTACGGGGGCGTGACACATAAGGGCAGAAGAACAAATAGGCATATGCGAATCCCTTTCTCTGGCATGACTTAAGTTCCTGAAATGTCTGCGAGCTGATCCGACTGATGATGAGTGATTCTAAATTTTACCGATTCGTAGAGAAATCAGCTAGCCAAATTCCGAACATGAGAGAGTCATCGGATTTTTCTAGGGCTTCTTTTATGACCATCACCGTAATCGACGACGACGAGAATATTTTAGAGTTGTATAGTGACTATCTAGAAACTCTAGGGTACCAAGATGTCAAGCTTTATCAGGATTCTAAGCCGTTCCAGGCCCAATCATTTGTCGACGATGTGGTAAAGGAAAGTTCTGTGATTCTTTGCGATATACGAATGCCTGACGTTGATGGCAAGGAAATCATGGATCGGGTTATTGAGTCGCGCAAGACCCTAGGTAAATATGTTCTCTTTATATTTATTTCAGGAATTCCCAAAGATTATTATCCTTGCACCTCCGATGGCTGGGGAGCCTTAGTCAAGGCGGACGATATGATTGGCAAGCCGATCACCCTCGATGAAATGAAGCAGGTCCTCGAACTCCACGGTATCTTTCCCATGAATGGTATTGTAGCAGACTTCGACGAAGATGCTGGCTGACACAGTGCTCCGGATATGAGATTCGAACTGTCCCATAAAATTTGCTAGACTCACCTGATATGCAAACTGCTGAGGCATCTATGGAGTACTACGTTCACGACTTAAATCCCATCGCGTTTTCAATAGGAGATTTAGTACTCCCATGGTACTGGCTTGTTTATGTGGCTGGTTTCTTTTTTATTTACAGTTATGGCCGTCGGCTTGCTCGCAGTCAGAATCTCATCTTAAGCAAAAATGATTGGATCGATTACATGGTTTGGGGATGGCTAGGTCTCCTCTTAGGAGGGCGTTTATTCTATGCTTTGGTCTATAATCTGGAGTATTTTGTGAGCCATCCGGCGGAAATTTATCAACTTTGGAAAGGTGGCATGAGCTTTCATGGTGGCTTGCTGGGAGTTTTGCTGACCATCTATATTCTGAGCCGAAGGAAAAAGCAGGACTTTTTCCTGCCCATGGATCTGGTCGCAAGTAGTATCCCCTTCGTGCTTGGCTTTGGGCGTATTGCAAACTTTATAAATGGTGAGCTTGCAGGGCGCGTGGCATCGATTCCTTGGGCTGTCGTCTTTCCAAAGTACTACGATCAGCTTCCAAGGCATCCATCCCAGCTTTATCAATCTGCAACAGAAGGTTTTCTGCTATTTGTCATCCTCCGATGGCAGCGTCATCGACTGTCAAATAGCGGTACCATATCGTGCTTCTTTTTGATTGGGTATGGTTCTTTTCGATTTGTGACCGAGTTCTTTCGAAATCCAGATCCGCAAGTCGGCTTTCTACTCGGTTTTCTCACGATGGGGCAGCTGCTTTGTTTGGTGATGATTTTGATTGGTTTTGCTTTACTGCGTTTCAGGCAGACTTATTCAAGTACTTCTGAGTCAGTTTAAGCTTGTCGTGGGCTTTATCGTAATCGGGTTTCAGCTGAATGACTTCGTGTAATATTTTATCTGCCTTCGTAATATGGTCTTTGGACTTCAGGTTGATGTGGGCGATGGCCAAATTGTAGAGAATCCGATAGAGTTCTCTAGCATGTGGCATCAATCGTTTCGCTTTTTCATATTCATCGATCGCATCGAGATAGTTGCCCTCTTTCGCGAACATTACTCCCCGATTGTTGAAGTGTCGAATCAATTCTTTAGCACCTGTGGTTTCTTCACAAAAATCTTGGGCTTCCTTCTCGAAGCCGGCATCCTGTAGATTCTGAAAAAATTTAAATTTCAGGTCTGGATCTTCGGGGTTAAACTTAATGAGGTCGCGATATTTTTCGATGCTTTTTTGTGGAAGGCGCATCTCTAGGTACATATCAGCCATCCGCTGGAGCCTTTCCAAGTTGTCAGGAGCGAGCTTATCCGCCATTTCATAATATTTTTTAGCGTCCTCGTAGTTGCAGGTCCGCATCCGTAGCCGAGCTAGCTGATTGATATAAGATAAATTCTTCGGATCGTCTTTGAGCAGCTTGGAAGTAATATCTAGAGAGCGTTGGTAGTCCTCAGCATGCTCAAAAACTTCAGATGCTAAGAATCTCGACTTGGGCCCACCATTGACAAGCTTCTGATCTGCTACTGCTACGGCTTTGTCAGTTTCTCCCCGCTCCCAAAGGGGGTCAAGGACATTGATCTTTAACTCATGAATGCTGGCTCGTTGTGAAGCCTCTTCCATGGCCTTCGCAATAAGGCTAAGGAGTGTAGCTTCCTTGATTGGCTTCTTTACCAGCACAATTTCACCTAGCTCCTTCATGATGTTGGTGTCTTCTGAACTCACGGGGGTCGCTTGGGTGATAATCATGCCAGGATTTCTTTTTGATGGCACATCGTGGTTTCTAAACTTTTGGATTAAGACAGATCCAGGGAGTCCTTCGAGGTTCTTTTCAGACATCACGAGGTCGATTTTATTCTGGTTGTAATGGTAGATCGCTTGCTCCCAGTTAGGTGCCTTAACCACAGGGATTTTTCGTCGATCCAACATCGACTCAATCTGGTTCATCACCGTTTGGTCATGATCGATGATTAAGATCTTACTGGGAAACTTACTCATGGCGCGCCTATATGAGATCGTGGACACCTGCTTTACTTTCGGTAAAACAGGGTCCTACTTTAGGTGTTTTCGCGCCATTAGAGAAAGTACTGGTCGGCAGGGTGCTGGGGCCCCTAGCCGCTAGCCGCTAGCGTGGGCTTTATTACTGAAGGTGGCTGTGTCCAGAGCTTTCTCACTTTTTGCTACGATGCAGCTCACGGTAGCATCTCCTGTCACATTAACGGCAGTTCTCATCATATCGAGCAATCGATCAATGCCAATGATCAAGCCGATACCTTCAACTGGCAATCCGACTTGATTGAGAACCATAGCAAGAGTGATCAGGCCAACCCCTGGAACCCCTGCAGTACCAACCGAAGCCATCGTTGCTGTGAGCACCACCATCAAAAAATCTGTCACGGCCAAATCAACTTGGTAGGCTTGAGCAATGAACACCGTTGCCACACCTTGCATGATCGCTGTGCCGTCCATATTGATTGTGGCACCTAGGGGAATAGAAAACGATGCGATTTTATTATGGACGCCGAGTTTCTCTTCGACAGTTTTCAAGGTGATGGGCAGTGTTGCGTTGCTACTTGCGGTCGAGAAGGCATAAAGCCAAACTTCACGGAACTTACGGATGAAAACCATTGGGTTCAAGCCGGAAAAAACCTTGAGAATTGATGTGTATACCAAAGTTACCTGACAAATGAGAGCTGCAACTACGACGAGGAAGTATTTCGCAAGAGGTAAAATCGCTGAGAAGCCCAATGTAGCAAAGATTTTCGCAACTAGGCAGAACACTCCAAAAGGGGCGATAAGCATGAGAATCGATAGGACAACCATGACGACACCATTGGCCTCTTTTACGAAGTTAAGCAAGCTGCTTGCCTTTTTCCCCTGAATATTGATGCCTAGTCCTATCAATATTGCAAACATAATAACTTGAAGCATGTTTCCCTGAGTCATTGCTTCTAGGGGGTTTGCGGGAATCAAGTCAATCAGGATTTGACCAAAACCTGGGGCTTCCTTTGCGACAAACTGGCTTTCTGAGCTGAGTTCAATCCCTTGGCCAGGAGAGACCAATAAGCCAAATGAAATGGCCATGCTGATCGCAATTGCAGTTGTCATAAGGTATAGCGCAAGAGTTTTACCACCGACGCGGCCTAGTTGGCTCAGATCCGATAGGGACGTGACACCCTCGATCAGTGACACGAAAACTAAGGGCACAACGAGCATTTTTAGGGAGCGGATGAAAATTTGACCACCAACATGGAAAGCGCCATCCACTAAATAGGTCTGGGTCCATGCCATGTCTGAGTGTGATAGGAGAATGCCCACGGCGATACCCAACGCCATGGCCAGTATGATATTGCGTGTGAGATTCTTATTCTGCAGGGCCTTCATCGAATTTCCTAGGGTTGTTGAGATAGCCAACAATCCTAGCTACACCCCAGCACCTTGTCAAACCTATGGGAGGACAGGCGCTGAATAAGATTAGATCGGATGCTCTCTATTTCATCTGGCTCCGAATAGCCTCGATGCGTTCACGATTCAAACCCATATCAGAATGGCCTAGTCGAGACGCAGATCTTACGTGGACTACGGATTCGTCATCAGGGATATAAAACTCTACATCATCAACGTAGCGCATAATAAATGTAGTGAACTCCACATAGAGGTAATTGTCAGTTTCTTGAATGACTTCAGTTCTAGGCATACTATTTATGATGGACTTCAACTTTTCTAAAGTTTCTGCCTTGTTGTTAATGATCGGCAAAGGCTCGATCTTATGCTCTTCTGTCTCTGCAAAACTCGAAACACAATTGGGACTATCTGGACACGGCTTCAAGCCGCCTTCCTGAATACCAATGTCTGTAGGCCGGGTGCCAGTACAAGCTGAGATGGTAATTAGCAACATAAACGGTAAGAATTTCCACATGACGATCTCCTGTTATTCTTGTTTCAGGGTATTGACCATACCATAGTTACAGGAGCTTGCCGCTCCTACTTGAAAATGACAATCTCGATTTTCCTCTCTGTTCCATCCTGTGGCTGTTAGGGGTAATAAAGATTTTTTGAAATCTCGCTGGTAACTTTTGATACAATCAAAGCGTATCGCCGTATGTTTTCTAGCGAGGTATTATGGATTGGAAACCTGAATACAACGTGGGTGTAGACTATCTTGACGAACAGCATAAGGCTATCGTTGAAGGGATACGTCACCTGTCGACAGAATTTGAAAATGAGCAGGGACTAAGACAGGCGGTTTCTGAATTATTTGAACTGATTCGCACTCATTTTCGTCACGAAGAGATTATTTTACTCCGGCACGGCTACCGTGATAGAGAAAAGCATGAGGAAATCCATAGCAAATTCCTTGATGGCCTTGGAATATTAGAGCAAAAGTTTGCTGAAGTGGGCTCAGATCTTTTACCAACCATCATTGATTTCCTAAGCCAGTGGTTTCACGATCACTTCACGCAAGTTGATCAGAAATATGCAGAGATTGTTGGTAAGTTTGCACGGCCTGCATAAGAAAGCTAGCGACGCAACTGCCGTTTCTCGAATTGACTGCTGGGAATGCTCTCAAGAAATTCGATGTTATGGATCAGGTACTCGGTACCTTTGCCTTGCTTTAGTTCATCCTTGAAAATTATTTGAGTGGGGTACCAGCGCTTGCCAAACTGCTCGACTTTCTTGATAGTTACCGACTTCAATAGTATATCGGTCGCACTGTATAGCAACTCTTTGAGAACTACGAAGCGTTCTTGGTCAACCCATACTTTTCGTTTTTGATAGGCTGAGCTTGCTGAATTGGCCTTAAGTTCAAGCTCCCAAACATTCCTCTTCAATATTGTATCACTGCGAGTCAGGGTTCCACTGTATGCATCGGCAAGTGAATCATTTTCCATCATATCCTCATAGGATAGGTCGGAACCCATCACTGATT
The window above is part of the Pseudobacteriovorax antillogorgiicola genome. Proteins encoded here:
- a CDS encoding bacteriohemerythrin; translation: MDWKPEYNVGVDYLDEQHKAIVEGIRHLSTEFENEQGLRQAVSELFELIRTHFRHEEIILLRHGYRDREKHEEIHSKFLDGLGILEQKFAEVGSDLLPTIIDFLSQWFHDHFTQVDQKYAEIVGKFARPA
- a CDS encoding dicarboxylate/amino acid:cation symporter, which codes for MKALQNKNLTRNIILAMALGIAVGILLSHSDMAWTQTYLVDGAFHVGGQIFIRSLKMLVVPLVFVSLIEGVTSLSDLSQLGRVGGKTLALYLMTTAIAISMAISFGLLVSPGQGIELSSESQFVAKEAPGFGQILIDLIPANPLEAMTQGNMLQVIMFAILIGLGINIQGKKASSLLNFVKEANGVVMVVLSILMLIAPFGVFCLVAKIFATLGFSAILPLAKYFLVVVAALICQVTLVYTSILKVFSGLNPMVFIRKFREVWLYAFSTASSNATLPITLKTVEEKLGVHNKIASFSIPLGATINMDGTAIMQGVATVFIAQAYQVDLAVTDFLMVVLTATMASVGTAGVPGVGLITLAMVLNQVGLPVEGIGLIIGIDRLLDMMRTAVNVTGDATVSCIVAKSEKALDTATFSNKAHASG
- a CDS encoding MFS transporter, translating into MSAIRSNIPKLYLFSGSYMLLILLPIFIPYVIDKGLSMEQVFQLQAAFAVSVLVFEVPSGYLADIWGRRRCLILGGLLNGLGYTFLFWGESYWDFMAYEVLLGAAASMYSGADVALLYDSLDSLGASESQKRRSVGNILASRSVAEAIAAVLSSILLWLGTQFTVVAAQFAVGWAPLLIALSLKELEIERPPHLGHFNNFKAVARTIFLESKMLRAIALTMTVWGMSTFFAVWLFQKYWQEQGIPLVYFGWLWAFYNLSVAISSKFAHLLEDRLGPALLVLLMGGLPIAGYLSMAFFSGWLGVCAGLLFQLARGIHQVTLKDAFNKRIASHLRATSNSVISFGFRGAFFVTGPAVGWSVDVYGLQMTLYILAGVFSLLALVIILPFAKLLWTAPSHPAQIDSK
- the lgt gene encoding prolipoprotein diacylglyceryl transferase, with translation MQTAEASMEYYVHDLNPIAFSIGDLVLPWYWLVYVAGFFFIYSYGRRLARSQNLILSKNDWIDYMVWGWLGLLLGGRLFYALVYNLEYFVSHPAEIYQLWKGGMSFHGGLLGVLLTIYILSRRKKQDFFLPMDLVASSIPFVLGFGRIANFINGELAGRVASIPWAVVFPKYYDQLPRHPSQLYQSATEGFLLFVILRWQRHRLSNSGTISCFFLIGYGSFRFVTEFFRNPDPQVGFLLGFLTMGQLLCLVMILIGFALLRFRQTYSSTSESV
- a CDS encoding class III extradiol dioxygenase subunit B-like domain-containing protein, with translation MPICSSALMCHAPVTIPTVGLDRSKQCGKTTDSMMTAARTLMKYNPDHIILVSPHAPRLPDKFGVINQRITGNFASFGKPGIKINLPWDKVMIEELEDTAPHSFESLPKVDLDHGSMVPLWFLQQAGWDGKTTIISLPAMEPMNYVEDAADALHDLLRKDPQSFALVASGDLSHCLRPDSPGGFHPQAEEFDQNFTQALHQGDFQKAIQISEDLRMGAGEDVVDSFCFVALASQLSNHNAKFLSYEAPFGVGYGISILNQFEPDD
- a CDS encoding response regulator; its protein translation is MSKFPSKILIIDHDQTVMNQIESMLDRRKIPVVKAPNWEQAIYHYNQNKIDLVMSEKNLEGLPGSVLIQKFRNHDVPSKRNPGMIITQATPVSSEDTNIMKELGEIVLVKKPIKEATLLSLIAKAMEEASQRASIHELKINVLDPLWERGETDKAVAVADQKLVNGGPKSRFLASEVFEHAEDYQRSLDITSKLLKDDPKNLSYINQLARLRMRTCNYEDAKKYYEMADKLAPDNLERLQRMADMYLEMRLPQKSIEKYRDLIKFNPEDPDLKFKFFQNLQDAGFEKEAQDFCEETTGAKELIRHFNNRGVMFAKEGNYLDAIDEYEKAKRLMPHARELYRILYNLAIAHINLKSKDHITKADKILHEVIQLKPDYDKAHDKLKLTQKYLNKSA
- a CDS encoding two-component system response regulator, with the protein product MTITVIDDDENILELYSDYLETLGYQDVKLYQDSKPFQAQSFVDDVVKESSVILCDIRMPDVDGKEIMDRVIESRKTLGKYVLFIFISGIPKDYYPCTSDGWGALVKADDMIGKPITLDEMKQVLELHGIFPMNGIVADFDEDAG
- a CDS encoding DUF1499 domain-containing protein, with protein sequence MWKFLPFMLLITISACTGTRPTDIGIQEGGLKPCPDSPNCVSSFAETEEHKIEPLPIINNKAETLEKLKSIINSMPRTEVIQETDNYLYVEFTTFIMRYVDDVEFYIPDDESVVHVRSASRLGHSDMGLNRERIEAIRSQMK
- a CDS encoding outer membrane lipoprotein-sorting protein, giving the protein MKLWFPAIIFLSTSYASAQPTVKEILLKIDAVQNHPATKVESEMVVHTKRFERRIKSLSYVEGKEKAFTEYLAPKREKGTKMLKLGDKIWIYYPQADRTVTIAGHMLRQSVMGSDLSYEDMMENDSLADAYSGTLTRSDTILKRNVWELELKANSASSAYQKRKVWVDQERFVVLKELLYSATDILLKSVTIKKVEQFGKRWYPTQIIFKDELKQGKGTEYLIHNIEFLESIPSSQFEKRQLRR